One window from the genome of [Clostridium] celerecrescens 18A encodes:
- a CDS encoding ABC transporter ATP-binding protein, which translates to MDNKLIEVKNLKTYFYTDAGVVKAVNDVSFSIEQGKTLGVVGESGCGKSITSLSIMQLLETPPGRIEGGEIIYRGENLLEKSPDEMRKIRGKKIAMIFQEPMTSLNPVFTVGQQIMEALIIHEAGISRQQAREKAIEMLRMVKIPLPEKRIDEYPHQLSGGMRQRVMIAMALCCNPELLICDEPTTALDVTIQAQILDLINELKQKTGASIMMITHDLGVIAEVADDVMVMYAGKVVEQGTTDEIFDHPMHPYTEGLMNCIPRLDGEVEELPVIKGMVPSYDSMPKGCAFCPRCEYAKPICGERMPELTEKDGRKIRCFKYESQWKEEV; encoded by the coding sequence ATGGATAATAAATTAATTGAAGTTAAAAATTTAAAAACATATTTCTATACAGATGCAGGCGTGGTAAAGGCAGTGAATGATGTTTCCTTTTCCATAGAACAGGGAAAAACCCTGGGAGTTGTAGGGGAATCGGGATGTGGTAAGAGCATTACTTCCCTGTCCATTATGCAGCTTTTAGAGACTCCTCCGGGAAGGATTGAAGGAGGAGAAATTATCTACCGGGGAGAAAATCTTTTAGAGAAGTCCCCAGATGAGATGAGAAAGATCCGGGGGAAGAAGATTGCCATGATCTTTCAGGAGCCTATGACCTCCTTAAACCCTGTGTTCACCGTAGGACAGCAGATCATGGAAGCCCTGATCATTCATGAGGCGGGAATATCCAGGCAGCAGGCACGTGAAAAGGCCATAGAGATGCTTCGCATGGTAAAAATTCCTTTGCCGGAAAAGCGGATCGATGAGTATCCTCACCAGCTATCCGGAGGCATGCGTCAGAGGGTCATGATTGCCATGGCTCTTTGCTGCAATCCGGAGCTTTTAATCTGTGATGAGCCGACGACAGCTCTTGATGTCACAATTCAGGCACAGATTTTGGATCTGATAAATGAATTAAAGCAAAAGACAGGCGCCTCCATCATGATGATCACTCATGACCTGGGGGTAATCGCCGAAGTGGCAGATGATGTCATGGTTATGTATGCGGGAAAGGTAGTGGAACAGGGGACCACGGATGAGATCTTTGATCATCCCATGCATCCCTATACGGAAGGCCTTATGAACTGTATCCCCAGGCTGGATGGGGAGGTGGAAGAGCTTCCTGTCATTAAGGGCATGGTTCCAAGCTACGATTCAATGCCGAAAGGCTGCGCCTTTTGTCCAAGGTGTGAATATGCAAAACCCATATGTGGGGAAAGGATGCCGGAACTCACGGAAAAGGACGGCAGGAAGATCCGATGTTTTAAATACGAATCACAATGGAAGGAGGAGGTATAA
- a CDS encoding serine hydrolase domain-containing protein produces MNRITEENKQKFEALVEEIMTAQRAAGLAVAIVDKAGQVQYEKYFGYRDEEQKLPIDNQTIFGLASITKSFTSLAILQLAEKGVLSLSDPVSKYVPAYTNKNQKAPVKIWHLLCHSGGFFPQPRILVEEVAKDMGLQESEAGDLAYVNALAEEGIKRVASRLDDQTDLIGLPGELMSYCNDGFGVLSDIVKNYGDEPTFADYLLKHIIVPLGMERSFCDFIKPAKDENSSLLYTTEDGVRRATRDYHDNAFVLNGGGAMKSTISDMLKYICMYLNEGKGLNETRVASQYSIREMCKPRQYYRPGGWYCYGLCRKSMEGLDVLEHGGSLPGVSSNMSWSYDNEAGIIVLCNTMDVSAGVIADGAMRMYQGKDPHAPQVKYQEYVWSESFIRSVSGDYVMGEGESFTLSLSEEGKLAMTMNGKKKEVCTVSPHIAMIKGKYSDGFVQILNDEKRGIWGARCGSRIYPKI; encoded by the coding sequence ATGAATAGAATAACAGAGGAAAACAAACAGAAATTTGAAGCATTGGTGGAGGAGATCATGACCGCCCAGAGAGCGGCAGGGCTTGCAGTAGCCATCGTGGACAAGGCAGGCCAGGTGCAGTATGAAAAATACTTCGGTTACCGTGATGAGGAGCAGAAGCTTCCAATTGATAACCAGACGATTTTTGGACTCGCCTCCATAACAAAATCCTTTACAAGCCTTGCCATCCTTCAGCTGGCAGAAAAGGGAGTGTTAAGCCTGTCTGATCCCGTCAGCAAATATGTTCCGGCTTATACAAACAAAAACCAGAAAGCACCGGTGAAAATCTGGCATCTGCTATGCCACAGCGGCGGTTTTTTCCCCCAGCCCCGGATCTTGGTGGAAGAGGTAGCAAAGGATATGGGCCTTCAGGAGTCTGAAGCAGGAGACCTGGCTTATGTGAACGCTCTTGCCGAGGAGGGAATAAAAAGAGTAGCCTCACGCCTGGATGATCAGACGGATTTAATCGGGCTGCCTGGAGAGCTGATGAGCTATTGCAACGACGGTTTTGGGGTTCTGTCAGATATCGTGAAAAATTATGGGGACGAGCCCACCTTTGCTGATTATTTATTGAAACACATCATCGTTCCTTTAGGAATGGAAAGGAGCTTCTGCGACTTTATAAAGCCAGCCAAGGATGAAAATTCTTCTTTACTATATACGACGGAAGACGGAGTACGCAGAGCGACCAGGGATTATCATGACAATGCCTTTGTTTTAAACGGCGGCGGAGCCATGAAATCCACTATTTCAGATATGCTTAAATACATTTGCATGTACCTAAATGAAGGAAAGGGATTAAACGAAACCCGAGTTGCTTCTCAGTATTCCATAAGGGAAATGTGCAAGCCGCGGCAATATTACAGACCGGGAGGCTGGTATTGCTATGGATTATGCAGGAAGTCCATGGAGGGGCTGGATGTCCTTGAACATGGAGGAAGCCTTCCAGGCGTGTCCTCCAACATGTCCTGGTCCTATGACAATGAGGCCGGAATCATCGTTCTATGCAATACCATGGATGTTTCCGCTGGAGTGATTGCAGACGGGGCTATGCGCATGTATCAGGGGAAAGACCCTCATGCCCCCCAGGTGAAATACCAGGAATATGTGTGGAGTGAATCATTTATAAGGTCCGTATCGGGAGACTATGTTATGGGAGAAGGGGAGAGCTTTACCTTGAGCCTGTCAGAGGAAGGAAAGCTGGCCATGACAATGAATGGAAAGAAGAAAGAGGTATGCACTGTAAGCCCTCATATAGCTATGATAAAGGGGAAGTATTCTGATGGATTTGTACAGATTCTTAATGATGAGAAACGGGGGATATGGGGGGCCAGATGCGGGAGTAGGATCTATCCAAAAATCTGA
- a CDS encoding ABC transporter permease: protein MKILSIFTKQKKFEEQLLNGEMEYSSYYKDSFKRLKKNQAALFCLGVILFLVLLALFAPFVSPYDPTYQDYASVLAPPSSKHLLGADEYGRDILSRLIYGTRVSLSIGILAQILASVIGITLGAIAGYFGGVVDTLISRIMEIFAAFPDLLFAMAIMTFMGQGLQNLFIALGLLTWVRTARLIRGSVMQLKEKEYVEASKASGGTSFRIITKHLIPNCLSTVIVLVTLGIPNAIMYEASLSFLGLGIQPPTPSWGNMISSAQSFISFLPVYSIVPGIAIMVTVVAFNIFGDGLRDALDPKLRA, encoded by the coding sequence ATGAAGATTTTAAGTATTTTTACAAAACAGAAGAAATTTGAAGAACAGCTCCTGAATGGTGAGATGGAGTATTCCAGCTATTATAAGGACAGCTTTAAGAGGCTTAAAAAGAATCAAGCGGCCTTATTCTGCCTGGGAGTGATCCTTTTCCTTGTTTTGCTGGCCCTGTTTGCGCCTTTTGTAAGCCCTTATGATCCAACTTACCAGGACTATGCCTCGGTTCTGGCACCGCCCTCATCCAAGCATCTTCTGGGTGCAGATGAATATGGAAGAGATATTTTATCCCGTCTGATCTATGGAACCAGGGTATCCTTAAGCATTGGTATCCTGGCTCAGATCCTTGCATCTGTTATCGGAATCACGCTTGGAGCCATTGCAGGTTATTTCGGAGGTGTGGTGGATACCCTGATATCCCGGATCATGGAGATTTTTGCTGCATTCCCGGATCTTCTATTTGCCATGGCGATTATGACCTTTATGGGTCAGGGCCTCCAGAACCTGTTTATAGCCCTTGGCCTTCTGACCTGGGTGAGAACCGCACGACTGATCCGAGGCTCTGTCATGCAGCTGAAGGAAAAGGAGTATGTGGAAGCCAGCAAGGCCAGCGGCGGTACCTCCTTCCGGATCATTACAAAGCACCTGATTCCCAACTGCTTATCAACGGTGATAGTGCTCGTGACCCTGGGAATCCCCAATGCCATCATGTATGAGGCTTCCTTAAGCTTTCTTGGCCTTGGTATCCAGCCGCCTACTCCAAGCTGGGGTAACATGATCAGTTCTGCCCAATCTTTTATCAGCTTCCTTCCGGTGTACAGCATCGTGCCTGGAATTGCCATTATGGTGACGGTTGTAGCATTTAATATCTTTGGAGATGGACTTAGAGATGCCCTGGATCCCAAGCTTAGAGCCTGA
- a CDS encoding ABC transporter substrate-binding protein, with amino-acid sequence MKRRIASIILAGAMMASLTACGSSGGAGQNAGGKTGDGAKANELTVWCWDPAFNIYAMEEAAKVYQKDHPDFKLNVVETPWADVQTKLTTAATSKNLDTLPDILLMQDNAFQKNVISYPDAFKDLTGNGVDFSKFPTAKTAYSVVDGKNYGVPFDNGAAIAAYRTDVLKEAGYTDADFTDITWSKYQSMGEDILAKTGKPLLSCTAGESDLIMIMLQSAGGSLFDKDGNPSMVGNDKLKKVIETYVSLVKSGVLVEVNDWDQYVGTMTNSTVAGTINGCWIMASIQTAEDQSGNWAITNIPKLEGVSDATNYSNNGGSSWAVTAGSKNPELAADFLSKTFAGSVPFYETILPKSGALATYLPAADSKVYGEPQAFFGGKPVYAQITEFASKVPSNNTGVYYYEARDAVATAITHVVSGADIDSEIKTAEDTVKFAMGK; translated from the coding sequence ATGAAGAGAAGAATTGCATCCATAATACTGGCCGGAGCCATGATGGCTTCCCTGACAGCCTGCGGGAGTTCTGGCGGTGCAGGACAGAATGCAGGAGGGAAGACAGGAGATGGGGCTAAGGCAAACGAACTGACTGTCTGGTGCTGGGATCCTGCATTTAACATTTATGCCATGGAAGAAGCGGCTAAGGTGTACCAGAAGGATCATCCGGATTTCAAGCTGAATGTAGTGGAAACGCCCTGGGCTGACGTGCAGACCAAGCTGACGACGGCGGCTACTTCTAAAAACCTGGATACTCTTCCTGATATTCTGTTAATGCAGGATAATGCATTTCAGAAGAATGTAATCAGTTATCCTGACGCTTTTAAGGATTTAACCGGAAACGGAGTTGATTTTTCAAAGTTCCCAACTGCTAAAACTGCTTACTCTGTTGTAGATGGGAAGAACTATGGAGTTCCCTTTGATAACGGAGCTGCAATTGCAGCCTATCGTACCGATGTATTAAAAGAAGCCGGATATACGGATGCAGATTTTACAGATATTACATGGAGCAAGTATCAGTCCATGGGTGAAGATATTTTAGCAAAGACAGGAAAACCACTGTTATCGTGTACAGCAGGAGAGTCCGATCTGATCATGATCATGCTCCAGTCCGCAGGTGGAAGCCTCTTTGATAAAGACGGGAACCCAAGCATGGTTGGAAATGACAAGCTGAAAAAGGTTATCGAAACCTATGTTTCCCTTGTTAAGAGCGGCGTGCTTGTGGAAGTCAATGACTGGGATCAGTATGTTGGAACTATGACAAACAGCACTGTGGCAGGAACGATCAACGGCTGCTGGATCATGGCAAGCATTCAGACCGCAGAGGACCAGTCCGGAAATTGGGCGATTACCAATATTCCGAAGCTTGAGGGAGTAAGCGATGCAACCAATTATTCCAACAACGGAGGATCCAGCTGGGCAGTAACTGCCGGAAGCAAGAATCCGGAACTGGCGGCAGATTTCCTGTCAAAGACCTTTGCAGGAAGTGTTCCTTTCTATGAAACCATTCTTCCAAAATCCGGTGCACTGGCAACTTATCTTCCGGCAGCGGACAGCAAGGTTTATGGAGAACCACAGGCATTCTTTGGAGGAAAGCCGGTATATGCACAGATCACAGAGTTTGCATCAAAGGTTCCTTCCAATAATACAGGTGTTTATTATTATGAGGCCCGTGATGCGGTTGCAACCGCCATTACGCATGTAGTCTCAGGCGCTGATATTGATTCAGAGATTAAAACAGCAGAAGATACAGTTAAGTTTGCAATGGGTAAATAA
- a CDS encoding carbohydrate ABC transporter permease, whose product MGNSKKKLSLGQKQSLAGWTFLTPAVILIAVMSFLPMIQALFLSFQTGIGAAMKWTGGTNYVRMFKDPVFMQALKNNFIYLIIQVPIMLISALVLASLLNNKDLRFKGLFRTAIFLPCATSLVSYAVIFRSLFAVDGLVNIVLIKLGILTTGYNFLGHPNSARIVIILALIWRWTGYNMVFYLSGLQNIEYSVYEAAKIDGASPFQSFFRITIPLLKPTILLTAIMSTNGTLQLFDESVNLTNGGPANSTITMSHYIYNVSFKYVPNFGYAASMSYLILILVAVLAFIQLKVGDKRD is encoded by the coding sequence GTGGGAAATTCAAAGAAAAAGCTGTCCTTAGGCCAGAAGCAGAGCCTTGCGGGCTGGACATTTTTAACACCTGCGGTCATCCTGATTGCAGTTATGAGCTTTCTGCCCATGATCCAGGCACTGTTCCTTTCCTTTCAGACAGGAATCGGCGCGGCAATGAAGTGGACAGGCGGGACCAATTATGTAAGAATGTTCAAGGATCCTGTTTTTATGCAGGCACTAAAAAACAATTTTATTTACTTGATCATACAGGTTCCGATCATGCTTATTTCTGCTCTGGTCCTTGCTTCTCTGCTGAACAATAAAGACCTGCGGTTTAAAGGGCTTTTCCGTACTGCGATTTTTCTGCCCTGTGCAACCTCCCTGGTATCCTATGCAGTAATTTTCCGCTCCTTGTTCGCAGTGGATGGGCTGGTCAATATCGTTTTGATAAAGCTTGGGATATTGACCACAGGATACAACTTCCTGGGTCATCCGAATTCTGCCAGGATCGTAATTATCCTGGCCCTGATCTGGAGGTGGACAGGCTATAACATGGTGTTCTATCTGTCCGGCTTACAAAACATTGAGTATTCCGTGTATGAAGCGGCAAAAATTGACGGAGCCTCTCCGTTTCAGTCCTTCTTCCGGATTACGATTCCTCTTTTAAAGCCCACCATTCTGCTGACGGCTATCATGTCCACCAACGGTACCCTGCAGCTGTTTGATGAGTCCGTGAACTTAACCAACGGCGGACCGGCCAATTCCACTATTACCATGTCCCACTATATTTATAATGTATCATTCAAGTATGTGCCAAACTTCGGGTACGCAGCTTCCATGTCTTACCTGATCCTGATTCTGGTGGCAGTTCTTGCATTTATACAGCTGAAGGTAGGTGATAAGCGTGACTAA
- a CDS encoding dipeptide epimerase: MKITGINVKTVKVPLKEPFHISLGTITHAISAVVKVETDEGFSGYGEGAPGVLITGENLEGTVESIKHFEQSLLGTDPTDLEKVYWILDRAAAHAPCGKTAIDIACYDILGKKAGLPVYKLLGGYSNTIETDITVGINGPEIMAEKAAAHVRNGFDTIKTKVGTGLKEDVARIKAIREAVGPDVKIRIDANQAWSAKEALQIIERLNEYDIELVEQPVKAADIEGLEYVTKNSKVLIMSDESCFNAKDALRLAKRRAIDVLNIKLMKCGGIREALKINAICETAGIECMLGCMAEETNIGITAAASLGAAVRNITRADLDATFSLSNLPFEGGIGTECTKTLVLPEEPGFGFIGLK, from the coding sequence ATGAAAATTACAGGTATTAATGTAAAGACAGTAAAGGTACCCTTAAAAGAACCGTTTCATATATCCCTGGGAACCATTACCCATGCCATAAGCGCGGTAGTAAAGGTGGAAACGGATGAAGGATTCAGCGGTTATGGAGAAGGTGCTCCAGGTGTATTGATAACAGGAGAAAATCTGGAGGGTACTGTGGAAAGCATTAAGCATTTTGAACAGTCCCTTCTTGGAACCGATCCTACGGATCTTGAAAAGGTTTATTGGATTCTTGACCGGGCTGCGGCCCATGCACCCTGCGGAAAGACTGCCATTGATATTGCCTGTTATGATATCCTGGGAAAAAAGGCCGGCCTTCCTGTGTACAAGCTGTTGGGCGGCTATTCGAATACAATAGAAACCGACATTACCGTAGGAATCAATGGACCCGAAATCATGGCGGAAAAGGCTGCTGCTCATGTGAGAAATGGTTTTGATACCATTAAGACTAAGGTGGGCACAGGACTTAAGGAGGATGTAGCCAGGATCAAGGCGATCAGAGAAGCGGTTGGGCCGGATGTGAAGATCCGCATTGATGCCAATCAGGCATGGTCCGCCAAGGAAGCCCTTCAGATTATTGAACGCCTGAATGAATATGATATCGAACTGGTGGAACAGCCAGTGAAGGCTGCGGATATCGAGGGCCTTGAATATGTTACGAAAAACAGTAAAGTCCTTATCATGTCCGATGAAAGCTGCTTTAACGCAAAGGATGCCCTGCGGCTTGCTAAACGGAGAGCTATTGATGTGCTTAATATCAAGTTGATGAAATGCGGCGGCATCCGGGAAGCATTAAAGATCAATGCCATCTGTGAGACAGCAGGTATCGAATGCATGCTGGGCTGCATGGCGGAGGAAACAAATATTGGCATTACTGCCGCTGCCAGTCTGGGGGCTGCGGTAAGGAACATAACCAGAGCGGATCTGGATGCAACTTTTTCCCTGTCCAATCTGCCTTTTGAGGGTGGCATAGGAACGGAATGTACTAAGACCCTGGTGCTTCCGGAAGAACCTGGCTTCGGGTTTATCGGTTTAAAATAA
- a CDS encoding ferritin, translated as MLNKEIVAKINKQINFELYSAYIYLDISNYYADSNLNGFANWFKIQTQEERDHAMLFMNYLLNNGEKVVLEDIKAPDLVYTDFRQPAMAAYEHEVKVTASIHDIYGAAYELKDFRTMQFLDWFVKEQNEEEKNTDEIIKRYDLFGSDPKGLYLLDSELTARVYTPPSLVI; from the coding sequence TTGTTAAATAAAGAAATAGTTGCCAAAATAAACAAACAGATCAATTTTGAACTATATTCGGCATACATCTATCTGGATATATCCAACTATTATGCTGACAGTAATTTAAACGGTTTTGCTAACTGGTTTAAGATCCAGACACAGGAAGAGCGGGATCATGCCATGCTCTTTATGAATTATTTACTTAATAATGGAGAAAAGGTGGTACTGGAAGATATAAAGGCTCCTGATCTTGTTTACACGGATTTCCGCCAGCCGGCCATGGCCGCTTATGAACATGAGGTGAAGGTAACGGCCTCCATTCATGATATTTACGGAGCTGCTTATGAATTAAAAGATTTCCGTACCATGCAGTTTCTCGACTGGTTCGTAAAAGAACAGAATGAAGAGGAAAAAAATACGGACGAGATTATAAAGAGATATGACTTATTTGGAAGTGATCCCAAGGGACTATATTTGCTGGATTCGGAGTTGACGGCAAGGGTTTATACGCCGCCCTCCCTGGTGATTTAA
- a CDS encoding AraC family transcriptional regulator codes for MAKQREKVELRYYVIPETEVVLALLGEDWIREYGKDIKYLHFHDLMEIGYCHWGDGEVVLGQEHLPFSSHSMMIVPPRLPHTTNTVDGTKGYWEWMYIDLERTVSEVYGHDPVLQSTILKRLHRTGYLLPGEDNPSLTRLILGIMEEVRHKKPYYKDSIRGYLNAFVVELLRLSDDEERIVGGRGSDAVLAGALDYVATHYHQEIKVSSLAEACNMSESHFRRVFEEGMNMKPLDYINLIRVQNACELLKKTGKSMEEVGEESGFASISAFNRNFRKILNISPYQWKKSKENYEGKLLHYRISAQKGWD; via the coding sequence GTGGCAAAACAAAGGGAGAAGGTGGAATTGCGCTACTATGTGATTCCGGAGACGGAAGTGGTTCTGGCTCTATTGGGGGAGGATTGGATCCGGGAATATGGGAAAGATATCAAATACCTTCATTTTCACGATCTTATGGAAATCGGATATTGCCACTGGGGGGACGGAGAAGTGGTCCTGGGGCAGGAACACCTTCCTTTTTCCAGCCATTCCATGATGATCGTACCGCCAAGGCTTCCTCATACCACGAACACTGTGGATGGGACAAAGGGGTATTGGGAGTGGATGTACATTGATCTGGAAAGAACAGTATCTGAAGTATACGGCCATGACCCGGTGCTCCAAAGCACCATATTAAAGAGGCTCCATCGTACCGGATACCTTCTGCCAGGAGAGGACAATCCCTCCTTGACCAGACTGATTTTGGGGATTATGGAAGAAGTGCGCCATAAAAAGCCTTATTACAAAGACAGCATACGGGGTTATCTTAATGCTTTTGTGGTGGAACTTCTGCGGCTTTCCGATGATGAGGAGCGGATCGTTGGAGGCAGGGGCAGTGACGCCGTTTTAGCAGGTGCCCTGGATTATGTTGCCACGCATTATCACCAGGAAATAAAGGTCAGCAGTCTGGCAGAGGCCTGCAACATGAGCGAAAGCCATTTCCGCCGCGTTTTTGAAGAGGGAATGAATATGAAGCCTTTGGACTATATCAACTTAATCCGGGTTCAGAATGCCTGTGAACTGTTGAAAAAGACAGGGAAATCCATGGAAGAGGTTGGGGAGGAGTCGGGATTTGCTTCAATTTCTGCATTTAACCGGAATTTTAGAAAAATATTAAATATTTCCCCTTATCAATGGAAAAAATCAAAAGAAAATTATGAGGGAAAGCTGCTCCATTACAGAATCAGCGCTCAAAAAGGCTGGGATTAA
- a CDS encoding ABC transporter ATP-binding protein, with protein sequence MDSQETRKPLLEVKHLKKWFTAKSSPFSGKKVYIKAVDDVNFQLYPGETLGVVGESGCGKSTMGRSVLRLLEPTAGEIVFEDQDFMKLRSGELRKSRSKMQIIFQDPYASLNPRMTIGDIIAEPLEIQWKTSGEEIRKRVLETMEIVGLNTKYYNRYPHEFSGGQRQRIGIARAIVLRPELMVCDEPVSALDVSIQAQVINLLRRLQKQMGMAYIFISHDLSVIKHISDRVAVMYLGHIVEISDKDDLYQNTLHPYTKALLSAIPVPDRHTMREKIILEGDLPSPANPPSGCVFHTRCFMAREICGKEAPEMKDYGNGHCCACHFAGEWNK encoded by the coding sequence ATGGACAGCCAGGAGACGAGAAAGCCCCTGTTGGAGGTGAAACATTTAAAAAAATGGTTTACGGCAAAATCTTCCCCCTTCTCAGGAAAAAAGGTGTATATTAAAGCTGTGGATGATGTAAATTTTCAATTGTATCCCGGAGAAACCCTGGGCGTGGTAGGGGAGTCTGGTTGCGGAAAGTCCACCATGGGACGTTCTGTGCTTCGGTTGCTCGAACCTACGGCGGGTGAGATTGTCTTTGAGGACCAGGATTTTATGAAGCTGAGGAGCGGGGAACTGAGAAAGAGCAGAAGCAAAATGCAGATTATTTTCCAGGACCCTTATGCCTCCTTAAATCCCCGTATGACCATCGGTGATATCATAGCAGAGCCTTTGGAAATCCAGTGGAAAACAAGCGGGGAAGAGATACGAAAAAGAGTTTTGGAAACCATGGAAATCGTGGGACTTAACACAAAATATTATAATAGGTATCCCCATGAATTTTCAGGAGGACAGAGACAGAGGATCGGCATTGCAAGAGCTATTGTACTGCGGCCGGAGCTTATGGTTTGCGATGAGCCGGTATCTGCTCTTGACGTATCCATTCAGGCACAGGTGATTAATCTTTTGCGCAGGCTCCAAAAGCAGATGGGAATGGCTTATATTTTTATTTCCCATGATTTAAGCGTCATTAAACACATTTCTGACAGGGTTGCTGTCATGTACCTGGGACATATAGTAGAGATTTCCGATAAGGATGATTTGTACCAGAACACGCTCCATCCCTATACAAAGGCATTGCTATCGGCAATTCCGGTGCCGGACCGCCACACTATGAGGGAGAAGATCATCCTGGAAGGTGATCTGCCAAGCCCCGCTAATCCGCCTTCCGGCTGCGTATTCCATACCAGGTGCTTTATGGCCAGGGAAATTTGCGGGAAGGAAGCACCGGAGATGAAGGACTACGGAAACGGACACTGCTGCGCATGTCATTTTGCAGGAGAATGGAATAAATAA
- a CDS encoding transglutaminase-like domain-containing protein: MINDISWAKIPLPDDILRLKNAGCLEEAKAAIGHMLSGYLPECMRKRLELEKEIIGILDENEYPYKKQEAAELLSRTFSDVMEGELDELVRSSAADWIYINGEIHFHKLFLDNIIKTRPDYQMRLKAGEEDDAGILRQKMLNDNVSYMKEHGSRKAKIVIRASIRINKESERVGEMVRVHIPIPRKCRQVKDIQILEASPEITAIAPEDAEQRTLCFETELKQDQEFYVRYSYLNTVDYVEVDPKKAAAAQPEFYTEEQAPHILFTPFLKEILEEIREGEDNPALVARKIYDFITTRVKYSFVREYAGLDNISEYAAKNLKGDCGVQAILFITLCRMAGIPARWQSGLHASQVYTGCHDWAEFYIEPYGWLYADPSFGGSAYRMGQVDRWNYYFGNLDIYRMAANGGTQSEFIPPRKYFRADPIDNQRGEVEYEDRGLSFLEFQAEQVTELIEDWQDKTNE, translated from the coding sequence ATGATCAATGATATTTCATGGGCAAAGATTCCTTTGCCTGATGATATTTTACGTCTTAAAAATGCAGGCTGTTTAGAAGAGGCAAAAGCAGCCATCGGCCATATGCTTTCCGGTTATCTGCCGGAATGCATGAGAAAGCGGCTGGAACTGGAAAAGGAAATCATAGGTATCCTGGATGAGAATGAGTATCCCTATAAAAAGCAGGAGGCAGCGGAGCTGTTAAGCCGGACGTTTTCAGACGTCATGGAAGGTGAACTTGATGAGCTGGTAAGGTCCTCTGCGGCTGACTGGATTTATATCAATGGGGAGATTCATTTCCATAAATTGTTTTTGGATAATATCATAAAGACCAGACCTGATTATCAAATGAGGCTGAAGGCAGGGGAAGAGGATGATGCAGGTATCCTGCGGCAAAAGATGCTGAATGACAACGTATCCTATATGAAAGAACATGGAAGCAGAAAGGCTAAGATAGTCATAAGGGCTTCCATCCGGATTAACAAAGAGTCTGAACGGGTAGGAGAAATGGTAAGAGTCCATATTCCTATCCCTCGCAAATGCAGACAGGTAAAGGATATCCAAATTCTTGAGGCTTCTCCGGAGATTACTGCAATCGCACCGGAAGATGCAGAACAAAGAACTCTTTGCTTTGAAACGGAATTAAAGCAGGATCAGGAATTTTATGTCAGGTACAGCTATTTAAATACCGTGGATTATGTGGAGGTGGATCCGAAGAAGGCAGCGGCTGCCCAACCGGAATTTTATACAGAGGAACAAGCGCCCCATATTCTATTCACTCCCTTTCTAAAGGAAATTTTGGAAGAAATACGGGAAGGGGAGGATAACCCTGCCCTTGTTGCAAGAAAAATCTATGATTTCATCACTACCAGGGTAAAGTATTCGTTTGTGCGGGAGTATGCAGGGCTTGATAATATTTCCGAATATGCGGCAAAGAATCTAAAGGGGGACTGCGGCGTCCAGGCTATACTTTTTATCACTCTGTGCCGTATGGCCGGGATTCCTGCCAGATGGCAGTCGGGCCTTCACGCATCCCAAGTGTATACCGGCTGCCATGACTGGGCGGAATTTTACATAGAGCCATATGGCTGGCTGTATGCAGACCCCTCCTTTGGCGGCAGTGCATACCGTATGGGGCAGGTGGATCGCTGGAATTATTACTTTGGAAACCTGGATATTTACCGCATGGCAGCCAATGGAGGCACCCAGTCAGAATTCATTCCACCTAGAAAATATTTCCGGGCAGACCCTATTGACAATCAAAGGGGCGAAGTGGAATATGAAGACAGAGGACTAAGCTTTTTGGAGTTTCAGGCAGAACAGGTGACTGAACTTATAGAAGACTGGCAGGATAAAACAAATGAATAG